One genomic segment of Oenanthe melanoleuca isolate GR-GAL-2019-014 chromosome 5, OMel1.0, whole genome shotgun sequence includes these proteins:
- the RBM25 gene encoding RNA-binding protein 25 isoform X1, translating into MSFPPHLNRPPMGIPTLPPGIPPPQFPGFPPPVPPGTPMIPVPMGIMAPAPTVLVPTTVSMVGKHLGVRKDHPGLKNKENDENCGPTTTVFVGNISEKASDMLIRQLLAKCGLVLSWKRVQGASGKLQAFGFCEYKEPDSTLRALRLLHDLQIGEKKLLVKVDAKTKAQLDEWKAKKKASNGNSRPETTNDDDEALDEETKRRDQIIKGAIEVLIREYSSELNAPSQESDSHPRKKKKEKKEDIFRRFPVAPLIPYPLITKEDINAIEMEEDKRDLISREISKFRDTHKKLEEEKGKKEKERQEIEKERRERERERERERERREREREREREREKEKERERERERDRDRDRTKDRDRDRERDRDRDRDRERSSDRNKDRSRSREKSRDREREREREREREREREREREREREREREREREREKDKKRDREEDEEDAYERRKLERKLREKEAAYQERLKNWEIRERKKSREYEKEAEREEERRREMAKEAKRLKEFLEDYDDDRDDPKYYRGSALQKRLRDREKEMEADERDRKREKEELEEIRQRLLAEGHPDPDAELQRMEQEAERRRQPQIKQEPESEEEEEDKAEKEEKREEPEEEEEEPEQKPCLKPTLRPISSAPSVSSASGNATPNTPGDESPCGIIIPHENSPEQQQLEEHRPKIGLSLKLGACNSPNQPNAVKRKKLAVDSVFNKFDDEDSDDVPRKRKLVPLDYGEEDKSNIKGSVNTEEKRKHIKSLIEKIPTAKPELFAYPLDWSIVDSTLMERRIRPWINKKIIEYIGEEEATLVDFVCSKVMAHSSPQSILDDVAMVLDEEAEVFIVKMWRLLIYETEAKKIGLVK; encoded by the exons ATGTCTTTTCCACCTCATTTGAATCGCCCTCCTATGGGAATCCCAACACTTCCCCCTGGGATCCCACCTCCAcaatttcctggttttcctcCACCTGTACCTCCTG GGACCCCTATGATTCCTGTGCCAATGGGCATTATGGCTCCTGCTCCAACT GTGTTAGTTCCTACCACAGTGTCTATGGTTGGAAAACATTTGGGAGTCAGAAAAGACCATCCTGGCttaaagaacaaagaaaatgatgaaaactGCGGTCCCACTACTACTGTTTTTGTAGGCAACATTTCGGAGAAGGCCTCAGACATGCTTATACGGCAGCTTCTAGCA AaatgtggtttggttttgagttGGAAGAGAGTACAAGGGGCATCTGGAAAACTTCAAG CCTTTGGATTTTGTGAGTACAAAGAGCCAGATTCCACCCTACGAGCACTGAGACTACTCCATGACCTCCAGATTGGAGAGAAGAAGCTGCTGGTCAAAGTTGATGCAAAGACAAAGGCCCAGCTAGATGaatggaaagcaaagaaaaaggcatCTAATGGG AACTCCAGACCGGAGACAAcaaatgatgatgatgaagcaCTGGATGAGGAAACAAAGAGAAGAGATCAGATAATTAAAGGGGCCATTGAAGTCTTAATACGAGAATATTCCAGCGAGCTCAATGCCCCCTCCCAGGAATCTGACTCTCACcccaggaagaagaaaaaggaaaagaaggaggaC ATTTTCCGCAGATTTCCAGTGGCCCCACTGATACCTTATCCACTCATCACCAAG GAGGATATAAATGCTATAGAAATGGAGGAAGACAAAAGAGACCTGATATCAAGAGAGATCAGTAAATTCAGAGACACACACAAG AaactggaggaggaaaaaggcaaaaaggagaaagaaagacaggaaattgaaaaagaacgcagagaaagagaaagggaacGGGAGCGTGAACGAGAAAGGAGGGAGCGTGAAAGAGAGAGGGAACGTGAAcgagagaaggagaaggaacgGGAGCGTGAACGGGAGCGAGATAGGGATCGTGACCGAACTAAGGACCGAGACAGAGACCGCGAACGAGACAGAGACCGTGACAGAGATCGTGAAAGGAGTTCAGATCGCAACAAGGATCGGAGCAGGTCGAG agaaaaaagcagagaCAGGGAAAGAGAACGAGAACGCGAGAGGGAAAGAGAACGAGAACGCGAGAGGGAACGGGAGAGAGAGCGGGAACGGGAGAGAGAACGGGAAAGAGAGCGGGAAAAGGATAAGAAGAGAGACcgagaagaagatgaagaagatgCCTACGAACGACGAAAACTGGAAAGGAAACTTCGTGAAAAGGAAGCTGCATATCAAGAG CGTCTTAAAAACTGGGAAATCAGAGAACGAAAGAAAAGTCGGGAATATGAAAAAGAGGCtgagagggaagaagaaagaagacgGGAAATG GCAAAAGAAGCCAAACGGTTGAAAGAATTCTTAGAAGATTATGATGATGACAGAGATGATCCAAAATACTACAG gGGTAGTGCTCTTCAGAAGAGGCTACGAGACAGGGAGAAAGAGATGGAAGCAGATGAACGagacaggaaaagggaaaaggaagaattagAAGAAATTAGACAGCGTCTTCTGGCTGAAGGACATCCAGATCCTGATGCAGAACTCCAGAGG atggagcaggaggctgagcGGCGTAGGCAGCCACAAATAAAACAAGAGCCAGAatctgaggaggaagaggaagacaaggcagaaaaagaagaaaaaagagaagagccagaggaagaggaggaggagcctGAACAAAAGCCCTGCCTTAAACCAACTTTACGACCCATCAGTTCTGCTCCATCTGTTTCTTCTGCTAGTGGAAATGCAACTCCTAACACACCTGGTGATGAATCTCCCTGTGGCATTATAATCCCTCATGAAAATTCACCTGAACAAcagcaactggaggagcatcGGCCCAAAATAGGACTCAGCCTCAAATTGG GTGCCTGCAACAGTCCTAATCAGCCCAATGCtgtaaaaaggaagaaacttgCTGTGGATAGTGTTTTCAATAAATTTGATGATGAAGACAGCGACGATGTGCCCCGGAAAAGGAAACTCGTTCCCCTGGATTATGGAGAAGAAGATAAAAGCAATATCAAAGGCAGTGTCAATACAGAAGAAAAGCGCAAACACATTAAGAGTCTCATTGAGAAGATTCCCACAGCAAAACCAGAGCTCTTTGCTTATCCTCTCGACTGGTCAATTGTGGATTCA acactAATGGAGCGTCGAATTAGACCATGGATCaacaagaaaataatagaatatATTGGTGAAGAAGAAGCCACACTAGTTGACTTTGTTTGCTCTAAG gTTATGGCTCACAGCTCACCTCAGAGCATACTGGATGATGTTGCTATG
- the RBM25 gene encoding RNA-binding protein 25 isoform X2, which translates to MSFPPHLNRPPMGIPTLPPGIPPPQFPGFPPPVPPGTPMIPVPMGIMAPAPTVLVPTTVSMVGKHLGVRKDHPGLKNKENDENCGPTTTVFVGNISEKASDMLIRQLLAKCGLVLSWKRVQGASGKLQAFGFCEYKEPDSTLRALRLLHDLQIGEKKLLVKVDAKTKAQLDEWKAKKKASNGNSRPETTNDDDEALDEETKRRDQIIKGAIEVLIREYSSELNAPSQESDSHPRKKKKEKKEDEDINAIEMEEDKRDLISREISKFRDTHKKLEEEKGKKEKERQEIEKERRERERERERERERREREREREREREKEKERERERERDRDRDRTKDRDRDRERDRDRDRDRERSSDRNKDRSRSREKSRDREREREREREREREREREREREREREREREREREKDKKRDREEDEEDAYERRKLERKLREKEAAYQERLKNWEIRERKKSREYEKEAEREEERRREMAKEAKRLKEFLEDYDDDRDDPKYYRGSALQKRLRDREKEMEADERDRKREKEELEEIRQRLLAEGHPDPDAELQRMEQEAERRRQPQIKQEPESEEEEEDKAEKEEKREEPEEEEEEPEQKPCLKPTLRPISSAPSVSSASGNATPNTPGDESPCGIIIPHENSPEQQQLEEHRPKIGLSLKLGACNSPNQPNAVKRKKLAVDSVFNKFDDEDSDDVPRKRKLVPLDYGEEDKSNIKGSVNTEEKRKHIKSLIEKIPTAKPELFAYPLDWSIVDSTLMERRIRPWINKKIIEYIGEEEATLVDFVCSKVMAHSSPQSILDDVAMVLDEEAEVFIVKMWRLLIYETEAKKIGLVK; encoded by the exons ATGTCTTTTCCACCTCATTTGAATCGCCCTCCTATGGGAATCCCAACACTTCCCCCTGGGATCCCACCTCCAcaatttcctggttttcctcCACCTGTACCTCCTG GGACCCCTATGATTCCTGTGCCAATGGGCATTATGGCTCCTGCTCCAACT GTGTTAGTTCCTACCACAGTGTCTATGGTTGGAAAACATTTGGGAGTCAGAAAAGACCATCCTGGCttaaagaacaaagaaaatgatgaaaactGCGGTCCCACTACTACTGTTTTTGTAGGCAACATTTCGGAGAAGGCCTCAGACATGCTTATACGGCAGCTTCTAGCA AaatgtggtttggttttgagttGGAAGAGAGTACAAGGGGCATCTGGAAAACTTCAAG CCTTTGGATTTTGTGAGTACAAAGAGCCAGATTCCACCCTACGAGCACTGAGACTACTCCATGACCTCCAGATTGGAGAGAAGAAGCTGCTGGTCAAAGTTGATGCAAAGACAAAGGCCCAGCTAGATGaatggaaagcaaagaaaaaggcatCTAATGGG AACTCCAGACCGGAGACAAcaaatgatgatgatgaagcaCTGGATGAGGAAACAAAGAGAAGAGATCAGATAATTAAAGGGGCCATTGAAGTCTTAATACGAGAATATTCCAGCGAGCTCAATGCCCCCTCCCAGGAATCTGACTCTCACcccaggaagaagaaaaaggaaaagaaggaggaC GAGGATATAAATGCTATAGAAATGGAGGAAGACAAAAGAGACCTGATATCAAGAGAGATCAGTAAATTCAGAGACACACACAAG AaactggaggaggaaaaaggcaaaaaggagaaagaaagacaggaaattgaaaaagaacgcagagaaagagaaagggaacGGGAGCGTGAACGAGAAAGGAGGGAGCGTGAAAGAGAGAGGGAACGTGAAcgagagaaggagaaggaacgGGAGCGTGAACGGGAGCGAGATAGGGATCGTGACCGAACTAAGGACCGAGACAGAGACCGCGAACGAGACAGAGACCGTGACAGAGATCGTGAAAGGAGTTCAGATCGCAACAAGGATCGGAGCAGGTCGAG agaaaaaagcagagaCAGGGAAAGAGAACGAGAACGCGAGAGGGAAAGAGAACGAGAACGCGAGAGGGAACGGGAGAGAGAGCGGGAACGGGAGAGAGAACGGGAAAGAGAGCGGGAAAAGGATAAGAAGAGAGACcgagaagaagatgaagaagatgCCTACGAACGACGAAAACTGGAAAGGAAACTTCGTGAAAAGGAAGCTGCATATCAAGAG CGTCTTAAAAACTGGGAAATCAGAGAACGAAAGAAAAGTCGGGAATATGAAAAAGAGGCtgagagggaagaagaaagaagacgGGAAATG GCAAAAGAAGCCAAACGGTTGAAAGAATTCTTAGAAGATTATGATGATGACAGAGATGATCCAAAATACTACAG gGGTAGTGCTCTTCAGAAGAGGCTACGAGACAGGGAGAAAGAGATGGAAGCAGATGAACGagacaggaaaagggaaaaggaagaattagAAGAAATTAGACAGCGTCTTCTGGCTGAAGGACATCCAGATCCTGATGCAGAACTCCAGAGG atggagcaggaggctgagcGGCGTAGGCAGCCACAAATAAAACAAGAGCCAGAatctgaggaggaagaggaagacaaggcagaaaaagaagaaaaaagagaagagccagaggaagaggaggaggagcctGAACAAAAGCCCTGCCTTAAACCAACTTTACGACCCATCAGTTCTGCTCCATCTGTTTCTTCTGCTAGTGGAAATGCAACTCCTAACACACCTGGTGATGAATCTCCCTGTGGCATTATAATCCCTCATGAAAATTCACCTGAACAAcagcaactggaggagcatcGGCCCAAAATAGGACTCAGCCTCAAATTGG GTGCCTGCAACAGTCCTAATCAGCCCAATGCtgtaaaaaggaagaaacttgCTGTGGATAGTGTTTTCAATAAATTTGATGATGAAGACAGCGACGATGTGCCCCGGAAAAGGAAACTCGTTCCCCTGGATTATGGAGAAGAAGATAAAAGCAATATCAAAGGCAGTGTCAATACAGAAGAAAAGCGCAAACACATTAAGAGTCTCATTGAGAAGATTCCCACAGCAAAACCAGAGCTCTTTGCTTATCCTCTCGACTGGTCAATTGTGGATTCA acactAATGGAGCGTCGAATTAGACCATGGATCaacaagaaaataatagaatatATTGGTGAAGAAGAAGCCACACTAGTTGACTTTGTTTGCTCTAAG gTTATGGCTCACAGCTCACCTCAGAGCATACTGGATGATGTTGCTATG